The proteins below are encoded in one region of Ammospiza nelsoni isolate bAmmNel1 chromosome 23, bAmmNel1.pri, whole genome shotgun sequence:
- the SRPK1 gene encoding SRSF protein kinase 1 isoform X3 — protein MERKVLALQARKKRTKAKKDKAQRKPDTQHRSLAAQSESDLPEQEEEILGSDDDEQEDPNDYCKGGYHLVKIGDLFNGRYHVIRKLGWGHFSTVWLAWDIQGRRFVAMKVVKSAEHYTETALDEIKLLKSVRSSDPNDPSKERVVQLLDDFKISGVNGSHICMVFEVLGHHLLKWIIKSNYQGLPLPCVKKIIKQVLQGLDYLHTKCRIIHTDIKPENILLCVNDQYIRRLAAEATEWQRSGAPPPSGSAVSTAPQPKPADKMSKNKKKKLKKKQKRQAELLEKRMQEIEEMEKEANPEQTQPEEEEEAQTPVEMLIKVSPSEESINKKPETLGQEGSNLMESNVEKDAAEINCNGVIAMTELTDSGNEGSVRLEDDLHNANAPANAPATQHPDNLHSSNYTQHNNDSELGPQEAVLDLFVPVAPEDSMVCQPVPSQGQALNEQGINNFHQESIRTEIPSEDENETNSPTDNKGKSAAGNFLLNPLEPKNADKLKVKIADLGNACWVHKHFTEDIQTRQYRSLEVLIGSGYNTPADIWSTACMAFELATGDYLFEPHSGEDYSRDEDHIALIIELLGKIPRKLILAGKYSKEFFTKKGDLKHITKLKPWGLFEVLVEKYEWAQDEAAGFTDFLLPMLELIPEKRATAAECLRHPWLNS, from the exons ACCTGACACCCAGCACCGCAGCCTTGCTGCTCAGTCCGAGAGTGATCTTCCAGAGCAAGAGGAGGAAATCCTGGGATCAGATGATGATGAGCAAGAGGATCCAAATGATTACTGTAAAG gGGGTTACCACCTTGTGAAAATAGGAGATCTCTTCAATGGACGCTACCACGTGATTCGGAAGCTTGGATGGGGTCACTTCTCCACCGTGTGGCTGGCCTGGGACATCCA AGGGAGGAGATTCGTGGCAATGAAGGTGGTGAAGAGTGCAGAGCACTACACAGAAACAGCACTGGATGAAATCAAATTGCTGAAATCG GTCCGCAGCAGTGACCCAAATGATCCAAGCAAGGAGAGAGTTGTTCAGTTATTAGATGACTTCAAGATTTCAGGAGTGAATGGTTCCC ATATCTGTATGGTGTTTGAAGTTCTAGGGCATCATCTCCTGAAGTGGATCATCAAGTCAAATTACCAGGGTCTTCCACTCCCTTGTGTCAAAAAAATCATCAAACAG GTTCTTCAGGGTCTGGATTACCTGCATACCAAGTGTAGAATCATCCACACAGATATAAAGCCTGAGAACATCCTGCTGTGTGTGAATGACCAGTACATTCGCAGGCTGGCTGCAGAGGCAACAGAGTGGCAGAGATCTGGGGCTCCCCCACCATCTGGCTCTGcag TGAGCACTGCACCTCAGCCTAAACCA GCTGACAAAATGTcaaagaataagaaaaagaagttgaaaaagaagcagaaaagacaGGCGGAGTTGTTGGAGAAGCGAATGCAAGAGATAGAGGAAATGGAGAAGGAAGCAAACCCTGAGCAGACACAGcctgaagaggaggaggaagctcaGACTCCTGTGGAAATGCTCATAAAAGTCAGTCCATCAGAGGAAAGTATCAACAAAAAGCCAG AAACCCTTGGACAGGAGGGATCCAATCTCATGGAAAGCAACGTGGAAAAAGACGCTGCAGAAATCAACTGCAACGGGGTGATCGCCATGACGGAGCTGACAGACTCTGGGAACGAGGGCTCCGTGCGCCTCGAGGACGACCTGCACAACGCCAATGCCCCCGCCAATGCCCCTGCCACCCAGCACCCTGACAACTTGCACAGCTCTAATTACACCCAGCACAACAATGACTCAGAGCTCGGGCCCCAGGAAGCAGTGTTGGACTTGTTTGTGCCCGTGGCTCCAGAGGATTCCATGGTGTGCCAGCCCGTCCCCAgccaggggcaggcactgaACGAGCAGGGCATCAACAATTTCCATCAGGAAAGCATCAGGACAGAGATCCCTTCAGAGGATGAGAATGAGACTAACAGCCCCACAGACAACAAAG GAAAATCAGCTGCTGGGAATTTCCTTCTTAATCCCCTTGAGCCCAAGAATGCAGATAAGCTCAAAGTGAAGATAGCTGACCTAGGAAATGCCTGCTGGGTG CACAAGCATTTCACTGAGGACATCCAGACCAGGCAGTACAGGTCCCTGGAGGTGCTGATAGGGTCAGGGTACAACACCCCTGCAGACATctggagcacagcctgcatG GCCTTTGAGTTGGCAACAGGGGACTATCTCTTTGAGCCTCACTCTGGGGAAGATTACTCACGAGATGAAG ATCACATTGCATTGATCATAGAACTTCTGGGGAAAATACCTCGCAAGCTCATTTTGGCAGGAAAATATTCCAAGGAGTTTTTCACCAAAAAAg GTGATCTGAAGCACATCACCAAACTGAAGCCCTGGGGCCTTTTTGAAGTGCTGGTGGAAAAATACGAGTGGGCCCAAGATGAGGCAGCTGGATTCACAGACTTCTTACTCCCTATGCTGGAGCTGATCCCAGAGAAACGAGCTACAGCAGCAGAATGTCTCAGGCACCCCTGGCTTAACTCCTAG
- the SRPK1 gene encoding SRSF protein kinase 1 isoform X1, with protein sequence MERKVLALQARKKRTKAKKDKAQRKPDTQHRSLAAQSESDLPEQEEEILGSDDDEQEDPNDYCKGGYHLVKIGDLFNGRYHVIRKLGWGHFSTVWLAWDIQGRRFVAMKVVKSAEHYTETALDEIKLLKSVRSSDPNDPSKERVVQLLDDFKISGVNGSHICMVFEVLGHHLLKWIIKSNYQGLPLPCVKKIIKQVLQGLDYLHTKCRIIHTDIKPENILLCVNDQYIRRLAAEATEWQRSGAPPPSGSAVSTAPQPKPADKMSKNKKKKLKKKQKRQAELLEKRMQEIEEMEKEANPEQTQPEEEEEAQTPVEMLIKVSPSEESINKKPAETLGQEGSNLMESNVEKDAAEINCNGVIAMTELTDSGNEGSVRLEDDLHNANAPANAPATQHPDNLHSSNYTQHNNDSELGPQEAVLDLFVPVAPEDSMVCQPVPSQGQALNEQGINNFHQESIRTEIPSEDENETNSPTDNKGKSAAGNFLLNPLEPKNADKLKVKIADLGNACWVHKHFTEDIQTRQYRSLEVLIGSGYNTPADIWSTACMAFELATGDYLFEPHSGEDYSRDEDHIALIIELLGKIPRKLILAGKYSKEFFTKKGDLKHITKLKPWGLFEVLVEKYEWAQDEAAGFTDFLLPMLELIPEKRATAAECLRHPWLNS encoded by the exons ACCTGACACCCAGCACCGCAGCCTTGCTGCTCAGTCCGAGAGTGATCTTCCAGAGCAAGAGGAGGAAATCCTGGGATCAGATGATGATGAGCAAGAGGATCCAAATGATTACTGTAAAG gGGGTTACCACCTTGTGAAAATAGGAGATCTCTTCAATGGACGCTACCACGTGATTCGGAAGCTTGGATGGGGTCACTTCTCCACCGTGTGGCTGGCCTGGGACATCCA AGGGAGGAGATTCGTGGCAATGAAGGTGGTGAAGAGTGCAGAGCACTACACAGAAACAGCACTGGATGAAATCAAATTGCTGAAATCG GTCCGCAGCAGTGACCCAAATGATCCAAGCAAGGAGAGAGTTGTTCAGTTATTAGATGACTTCAAGATTTCAGGAGTGAATGGTTCCC ATATCTGTATGGTGTTTGAAGTTCTAGGGCATCATCTCCTGAAGTGGATCATCAAGTCAAATTACCAGGGTCTTCCACTCCCTTGTGTCAAAAAAATCATCAAACAG GTTCTTCAGGGTCTGGATTACCTGCATACCAAGTGTAGAATCATCCACACAGATATAAAGCCTGAGAACATCCTGCTGTGTGTGAATGACCAGTACATTCGCAGGCTGGCTGCAGAGGCAACAGAGTGGCAGAGATCTGGGGCTCCCCCACCATCTGGCTCTGcag TGAGCACTGCACCTCAGCCTAAACCA GCTGACAAAATGTcaaagaataagaaaaagaagttgaaaaagaagcagaaaagacaGGCGGAGTTGTTGGAGAAGCGAATGCAAGAGATAGAGGAAATGGAGAAGGAAGCAAACCCTGAGCAGACACAGcctgaagaggaggaggaagctcaGACTCCTGTGGAAATGCTCATAAAAGTCAGTCCATCAGAGGAAAGTATCAACAAAAAGCCAG CAGAAACCCTTGGACAGGAGGGATCCAATCTCATGGAAAGCAACGTGGAAAAAGACGCTGCAGAAATCAACTGCAACGGGGTGATCGCCATGACGGAGCTGACAGACTCTGGGAACGAGGGCTCCGTGCGCCTCGAGGACGACCTGCACAACGCCAATGCCCCCGCCAATGCCCCTGCCACCCAGCACCCTGACAACTTGCACAGCTCTAATTACACCCAGCACAACAATGACTCAGAGCTCGGGCCCCAGGAAGCAGTGTTGGACTTGTTTGTGCCCGTGGCTCCAGAGGATTCCATGGTGTGCCAGCCCGTCCCCAgccaggggcaggcactgaACGAGCAGGGCATCAACAATTTCCATCAGGAAAGCATCAGGACAGAGATCCCTTCAGAGGATGAGAATGAGACTAACAGCCCCACAGACAACAAAG GAAAATCAGCTGCTGGGAATTTCCTTCTTAATCCCCTTGAGCCCAAGAATGCAGATAAGCTCAAAGTGAAGATAGCTGACCTAGGAAATGCCTGCTGGGTG CACAAGCATTTCACTGAGGACATCCAGACCAGGCAGTACAGGTCCCTGGAGGTGCTGATAGGGTCAGGGTACAACACCCCTGCAGACATctggagcacagcctgcatG GCCTTTGAGTTGGCAACAGGGGACTATCTCTTTGAGCCTCACTCTGGGGAAGATTACTCACGAGATGAAG ATCACATTGCATTGATCATAGAACTTCTGGGGAAAATACCTCGCAAGCTCATTTTGGCAGGAAAATATTCCAAGGAGTTTTTCACCAAAAAAg GTGATCTGAAGCACATCACCAAACTGAAGCCCTGGGGCCTTTTTGAAGTGCTGGTGGAAAAATACGAGTGGGCCCAAGATGAGGCAGCTGGATTCACAGACTTCTTACTCCCTATGCTGGAGCTGATCCCAGAGAAACGAGCTACAGCAGCAGAATGTCTCAGGCACCCCTGGCTTAACTCCTAG
- the SRPK1 gene encoding SRSF protein kinase 1 isoform X2 codes for MAFSKTIGLSSGISLSMGGRASCRPDTQHRSLAAQSESDLPEQEEEILGSDDDEQEDPNDYCKGGYHLVKIGDLFNGRYHVIRKLGWGHFSTVWLAWDIQGRRFVAMKVVKSAEHYTETALDEIKLLKSVRSSDPNDPSKERVVQLLDDFKISGVNGSHICMVFEVLGHHLLKWIIKSNYQGLPLPCVKKIIKQVLQGLDYLHTKCRIIHTDIKPENILLCVNDQYIRRLAAEATEWQRSGAPPPSGSAVSTAPQPKPADKMSKNKKKKLKKKQKRQAELLEKRMQEIEEMEKEANPEQTQPEEEEEAQTPVEMLIKVSPSEESINKKPAETLGQEGSNLMESNVEKDAAEINCNGVIAMTELTDSGNEGSVRLEDDLHNANAPANAPATQHPDNLHSSNYTQHNNDSELGPQEAVLDLFVPVAPEDSMVCQPVPSQGQALNEQGINNFHQESIRTEIPSEDENETNSPTDNKGKSAAGNFLLNPLEPKNADKLKVKIADLGNACWVHKHFTEDIQTRQYRSLEVLIGSGYNTPADIWSTACMAFELATGDYLFEPHSGEDYSRDEDHIALIIELLGKIPRKLILAGKYSKEFFTKKGDLKHITKLKPWGLFEVLVEKYEWAQDEAAGFTDFLLPMLELIPEKRATAAECLRHPWLNS; via the exons ATGGCTTTTTCGAAAACTATTGGGCTGTCTTCAGGAATATCTTTATCCATGGGAGGCCGTGCTTCTTGCAG ACCTGACACCCAGCACCGCAGCCTTGCTGCTCAGTCCGAGAGTGATCTTCCAGAGCAAGAGGAGGAAATCCTGGGATCAGATGATGATGAGCAAGAGGATCCAAATGATTACTGTAAAG gGGGTTACCACCTTGTGAAAATAGGAGATCTCTTCAATGGACGCTACCACGTGATTCGGAAGCTTGGATGGGGTCACTTCTCCACCGTGTGGCTGGCCTGGGACATCCA AGGGAGGAGATTCGTGGCAATGAAGGTGGTGAAGAGTGCAGAGCACTACACAGAAACAGCACTGGATGAAATCAAATTGCTGAAATCG GTCCGCAGCAGTGACCCAAATGATCCAAGCAAGGAGAGAGTTGTTCAGTTATTAGATGACTTCAAGATTTCAGGAGTGAATGGTTCCC ATATCTGTATGGTGTTTGAAGTTCTAGGGCATCATCTCCTGAAGTGGATCATCAAGTCAAATTACCAGGGTCTTCCACTCCCTTGTGTCAAAAAAATCATCAAACAG GTTCTTCAGGGTCTGGATTACCTGCATACCAAGTGTAGAATCATCCACACAGATATAAAGCCTGAGAACATCCTGCTGTGTGTGAATGACCAGTACATTCGCAGGCTGGCTGCAGAGGCAACAGAGTGGCAGAGATCTGGGGCTCCCCCACCATCTGGCTCTGcag TGAGCACTGCACCTCAGCCTAAACCA GCTGACAAAATGTcaaagaataagaaaaagaagttgaaaaagaagcagaaaagacaGGCGGAGTTGTTGGAGAAGCGAATGCAAGAGATAGAGGAAATGGAGAAGGAAGCAAACCCTGAGCAGACACAGcctgaagaggaggaggaagctcaGACTCCTGTGGAAATGCTCATAAAAGTCAGTCCATCAGAGGAAAGTATCAACAAAAAGCCAG CAGAAACCCTTGGACAGGAGGGATCCAATCTCATGGAAAGCAACGTGGAAAAAGACGCTGCAGAAATCAACTGCAACGGGGTGATCGCCATGACGGAGCTGACAGACTCTGGGAACGAGGGCTCCGTGCGCCTCGAGGACGACCTGCACAACGCCAATGCCCCCGCCAATGCCCCTGCCACCCAGCACCCTGACAACTTGCACAGCTCTAATTACACCCAGCACAACAATGACTCAGAGCTCGGGCCCCAGGAAGCAGTGTTGGACTTGTTTGTGCCCGTGGCTCCAGAGGATTCCATGGTGTGCCAGCCCGTCCCCAgccaggggcaggcactgaACGAGCAGGGCATCAACAATTTCCATCAGGAAAGCATCAGGACAGAGATCCCTTCAGAGGATGAGAATGAGACTAACAGCCCCACAGACAACAAAG GAAAATCAGCTGCTGGGAATTTCCTTCTTAATCCCCTTGAGCCCAAGAATGCAGATAAGCTCAAAGTGAAGATAGCTGACCTAGGAAATGCCTGCTGGGTG CACAAGCATTTCACTGAGGACATCCAGACCAGGCAGTACAGGTCCCTGGAGGTGCTGATAGGGTCAGGGTACAACACCCCTGCAGACATctggagcacagcctgcatG GCCTTTGAGTTGGCAACAGGGGACTATCTCTTTGAGCCTCACTCTGGGGAAGATTACTCACGAGATGAAG ATCACATTGCATTGATCATAGAACTTCTGGGGAAAATACCTCGCAAGCTCATTTTGGCAGGAAAATATTCCAAGGAGTTTTTCACCAAAAAAg GTGATCTGAAGCACATCACCAAACTGAAGCCCTGGGGCCTTTTTGAAGTGCTGGTGGAAAAATACGAGTGGGCCCAAGATGAGGCAGCTGGATTCACAGACTTCTTACTCCCTATGCTGGAGCTGATCCCAGAGAAACGAGCTACAGCAGCAGAATGTCTCAGGCACCCCTGGCTTAACTCCTAG